TACAGGCTTGGATGAAATTTTTTCGCATGACAATAAGAATTCTCAGTCACAAAATAACCATGATTCATCAAGTTTAATATACAGCTCTGTAACAACTCAGTTGACATATTCTTTAAAGGAAGGACATGTCATCCATGAATCGTCATCAGGTAAGTTTGACGATGCAGAcgtttaaaattttaatttaagcaaATGATCTTTCCTCACATTTATAGGTCATAAGCGGTTCTGTCCAGGCCCATTGTCTCCTTCTTCAGCGCCTAAAGGTATGCATTTTTTTAAAAGATAGTACTGCAACTAATCGTGAATTACAATAGTTTATGAGCAAATTTGTTTATAATAGGTCATAAGCGGATATGTCCTGGACCATTGTCTCCTTCGTCCGCTCCTAAAGGTCTGCCATTTTTTAAACGTATTAATGCAACTAACCTGGATTAATTCACAAATCAAACTAACAAAACATTTTGAGCATATTTTCAGCTTTGAGTACAAAAACTCTTCAATCTTCTGAACAATCTAAATTGTTCAGTCAACGTTCACTTGATGAGAATGCGGACCCCAATGTTTCAGCATCAATTAAAAATGGTAAATATAGTATTCCATTCACTTGCATTTTTTTTTGCCAACATATATCTTTCCCGTTCACGCATGTTTGACAATATTCGTATGTTAGGTTTTCAACGTCATGCAAGTAATCCTGCAGTTACTACTACACCATCACAACGAAGGcttaatttatttgatttaacaCCTCAATCTGGATTGACGCACATAAACTCATCGGCTAATCCATATAGTCCTAAACAGTCAGCGTCTTCAGGTATAActattaatttttaaaaacttTATAACTTTCGGATAGTTAGTAGTAGTAcatttaactttttcaatccatGTTTGTCAAGTCTTGCAACAAAGTCCAGTAGCTCGAATATTACAGAATAGGCCAACAATGGCTAAGATACACAGTATGTTTGAGCTCCCTGCATCTAGGATAATACCAAGCAATAATCCAAACTTAAATAAGAACGATCCGGTTCATTTTGGTAAGAATTTACAATCCCCGTCAAAGTTACACAGTAAAGACAAAAATGCGCAGATTGATGCTCGCATTACTGAAAATTCTACCATGGCTAAGAAAAGAGAACGACGAAATACAATATCAATTACAATTCCAGAGACTGAGGATCTTAATATTCCACTACCCGGTCGTTTtcaatattaatatattaattatttatctgtAGTTCTTTCATTGTTTTTATATTGATATTGTTAAATTTACAAAATGTCTGCAGAATGGTTTCCCCGTAATGAAGGTTAGTTATGTCTAAatatctttttatttttaaaggcATTTATTCTAGCATGATTTTTGTTTTTTCGACAATTTTTCTCGAAGTGAATGTTTGGTACAGAAGGAACCTGTGCAAGCAGATTAAATCTGATGGATGCTTTCAATAATGCAAGTGATGTAGTACTAGAAGATATGCCGGAATATGAACAATACGTAACTGGTAATGTCATATTCACAGATTGAATATTCTTCGGATAATTTGGGAAATATCCATGAAAGATGAATGTTGATAATTTTACATCCTGGATGTTTTTATAGATGATGAACTTGATGCAACTGAAAGCCAAGGAGAATATTCATCAGACTGTAACGATGAATATATAGATGAGGATTTAGGTATATGGCAATTCAATTAATTCACCTATCCACTTTGTAGAAAGAAATTGACGAAAACATATACTAAcctttttaaatatttttacagaTTTTTGGAAAGGATACATGGATCTTGGACCACCATAAAAAATATGTGGAAAATGTAAAGCAAGGATGTGGAATGAAGAGAggaaaaacaaatcaaataaaaacAGTCCACCTACATTCTCAATTTGCTGCAAAAATGGTCAGGTTGAACTTACTAAAGAACGTCCTCCTCCTCCTTTCCTCTACTATTTGCTTTCTGGATCTGAAAAGACTGCTCATTTCTTGAAAAATATAAGGACATACAACTCCTTATTTCAATTTACCTCACTTGGAGGTAAAATAGATCGTAAAATCAACAATGGAGGAGGTCCGTATTGTTTTAAGCTGAATGGTCAAAATTATCATCTTATTGGAAGTCTTAAACCAAAGGAAGGACAATCACCAAAGTTTGCTCAGCTCTATGTGTATGACACTGACAATGAAATACAGAATCGGATGGACGCGGTCCCTGGATCTGATTGTCTTGATCCAGAGATCGTCGAAGGACGGTTAAAGATGTTGGATGAGAATAATAAGCTCTCTGAAGGATTCCGTTATGCACGTGATCGCCTTAATATTTCAGATACAGATGATTTTAGTTTGATTCTGGTATCTTCAAAATCTGCATCCGGCAGAAAAAATCAGGTTGGACCATCCAATGAAGTAGCTGCGTTAATTGTTGGTGACAGTGATGATACATGTCCATTCAGAGACATTGTATTTGAGACAAAGCAAAAATTTCTTAAGAGAGTTTTTGAAACATGCAAGCACTTCATGTCTCTGCAATATCCGTTACTTTTTCCGTATGGTGATGATGGATTCCATCTCAATATACCGTTGAAGAACAAGAAGCAGAACGTTCCTGCTGAAGCGGTTCATGATCAACATCCTGACGAAACAAGACACCGAACTACTGTCACAATGAGGGAATACTATTCCTATAAGCTAATGATACGTCCTGATGAAAGTATTATCCGTTACATTTTTATTCATGTTAAATCCAGGAAACTTTTTATCTCATACGTTATACTATTTATGCTGTTTTAGGAATGAATCTACATCTTGGTGGTCGTCTTTGGCAACAATTTGTTGTCGACGCATTTGCTGCAGTAGAACAGTACATATTGGACTGTATTAGAAACCACGAAAGCACCATTCGTTCATATTTGTACAGGTCTATTCGTGATTCTCTTACTAAAGGTGATACAAATCCTGGAAATATTGGTAAGAATGTTATATTACCAGCAACCCATACAGGTTCTCAACGGTACATGAACCAGTATTTTAAAGATTCTTTGGCTATTTGTCGTACGATTGGACATCCATCATTATTCTTGACAATGACATGTAATACTCAATGACTGGAAATTAAACAAATGATGGAATATCTTCCCAGAGTGGATATAGCTAACAAACCCGATGTGATAGCTAGAGTGTTTAAGCTGAAACTTGATCAACTCCTAGACCTTATAAAGAAAAAGAACTACTTCGGGAATGTATTGGAGGTTTGGCACGAATTTTTAAGTTTGCATGACACACACTCATTATTCTTAAACAAATTTAAATTTAACAGTAGTCTTTTATGCATTTAACAcgtttgttttttgtttttttttaatttttaatatcagTTATGCATGTTATTGAGTTCCAAAAGCGTGGACTTCCTCGTTGTCATATGTTAATATGGTTGCACCCGCAAAGCAGACCACAAAATGTGCAACAGATTGATCAGTTGATATCTGCCGAAATACCAGACAAAAATATGGATCCAATCGGCTACAACGTAGTTAAAGTGCATATGATACATGGACCATGTGGTAAGGATTTTTCTTATTCTTCGTGTATGGTGAAAGGAAAGTGTGGACGTCATTTTCCTAAAAAGTAAGTGTGTGTTAAAAATATAGGAATCTAAGTAAggattttaaattttaattgaataCTGTAATTTATCATATACGCGGAAACAAGCATCGCTTAATTTATTCTTTTTTCTCTGCTTAAAGGTATAACGCAAACACTTTCTTCGATGATTGTGGATTTCATGTGTATCGTAGAAGGCGGACTGAAGCAAGTGTTTTGAAGAAATGAGTTCTTCTTGACAACCAGTATGTTGTACCATACAATAGAGATTTATTGTTACGCTTTCATTGTCATATAAATCTCGAGGTCTGTAACTCCTCACGATCTTTGAAATATCTTTTTAAATACTGCTTGAAAGGTTATGATACTGCCACAATGCTTCttagaaagaaaaataaaaaagataCACCGGATGAAATGACTACCAAAGCAAAGTCAATGGATGAGATCAAAAATTTCCTTGATGGTCGTTATATATGTGTGTCAGAAGCAGCTTGGAGATTTCTAGGTTTTGACATACACCATCATTTCCTTTCTGTTGAGCGCCTACCTGTACACATGGAAGATGAGAAATGTGTTTCGTTTAAGCCATACGATGATCTTGGAGATGTTGCTGAAAGAGCCAAAATTCGGTTTACCAAACTTGAAGGCTGGTTTGAAGCAAATAAAAGTTTCCCAGAGGCAAGACAATACGCTTATGAAGAATTTCCAACATATTTTACTTGGAAGGCAGACTTATGTAAATGGAAGGCACGGGAACGTGGTCAGGTATTTGGTTGATTATCAGACGTTCACTCGCATTCCGGTGAAACATTTTTTTTAAGGATGTT
This sequence is a window from Apium graveolens cultivar Ventura chromosome 9, ASM990537v1, whole genome shotgun sequence. Protein-coding genes within it:
- the LOC141686801 gene encoding uncharacterized protein LOC141686801 isoform X2, encoding MNEENSPNAHKWPNNGPLSPSSSQKGSRRKRTGHMFTYSVGKENSANDYTVLEKHNHNINGSSDLGNKRQPLGQLSQTSSSKGNKRQPLGQMSQTSASKVLDERFFPANMNSQSRSSGLGLDEIFSHDNKNSQSQNNHDSSSLIYSSVTTQLTYSLKEGHVIHESSSGPLSPSSAPKGHKRICPGPLSPSSAPKALSTKTLQSSEQSKLFSQRSLDENADPNVSASIKNGFQRHASNPAVTTTPSQRRLNLFDLTPQSGLTHINSSANPYSPKQSASSEWFPRNEEGTCASRLNLMDAFNNASDVVLEDMPEYEQYVTDDELDATESQGEYSSDCNDEYIDEDLDFWKGYMDLGPP
- the LOC141686801 gene encoding uncharacterized protein LOC141686801 isoform X1; protein product: MNEENSPNAHKWPNNGPLSPSSSQKGSRRKRTGHMFTYSVGKENSANDYTVLEKHNHNINGSSDLGNKRQPLGQLSQTSSSKGNKRQPLGQMSQTSASKVLDERFFPANMNSQSRSSGLGLDEIFSHDNKNSQSQNNHDSSSLIYSSVTTQLTYSLKEGHVIHESSSGHKRFCPGPLSPSSAPKGHKRICPGPLSPSSAPKALSTKTLQSSEQSKLFSQRSLDENADPNVSASIKNGFQRHASNPAVTTTPSQRRLNLFDLTPQSGLTHINSSANPYSPKQSASSEWFPRNEEGTCASRLNLMDAFNNASDVVLEDMPEYEQYVTDDELDATESQGEYSSDCNDEYIDEDLDFWKGYMDLGPP
- the LOC141685171 gene encoding uncharacterized protein LOC141685171: MWNEERKNKSNKNSPPTFSICCKNGQVELTKERPPPPFLYYLLSGSEKTAHFLKNIRTYNSLFQFTSLGGKIDRKINNGGGPYCFKLNGQNYHLIGSLKPKEGQSPKFAQLYVYDTDNEIQNRMDAVPGSDCLDPEIVEGRLKMLDENNKLSEGFRYARDRLNISDTDDFSLILVSSKSASGRKNQVGPSNEVAALIVGDSDDTCPFRDIVFETKQKFLKRVFETCKHFMSLQYPLLFPYGDDGFHLNIPLKNKKQNVPAEAVHDQHPDETRHRTTVTMREYYSYKLMIRPDERMNLHLGGRLWQQFVVDAFAAVEQYILDCIRNHESTIRSYLYRSIRDSLTKGDTNPGNIGKNVILPATHTVMHVIEFQKRGLPRCHMLIWLHPQSRPQNVQQIDQLISAEIPDKNMDPIGYNVVKVHMIHGPCGKDFSYSSCMVKGKCGRHFPKKYNANTFFDDCGFHVYRRRRTEASYDTATMLLRKKNKKDTPDEMTTKAKSMDEIKNFLDGRYICVSEAAWRFLGFDIHHHFLSVERLPVHMEDEKCVSFKPYDDLGDVAERAKIRFTKLEGWFEANKSFPEARQYAYEEFPTYFTWKADLCKWKARERGQVTDPLKLWEKYWESMSEDILLIRRRITNNNELHLNQSEIQNFCLAEIEKLFNDVGKSLKDYNSMPFPDDSFMHGLDNRLLSDELSYNKEHGHDEHDKLYKSLNKEQIHAYASIIDSVENGKGVLPVASSSIVATLLPGGRITHSRFHIPLKVDEYSVAGIKHGTELGELLKQTSLIIWDEAPMQYRYAAESVDRSLRDIMTSVDPERASLPFGGITIVFGGDFRQILPVIPKASRAQVVSASLNSSKIWDHCRVFLLEKNMRLSSGKTEQEKHEIAKFSRWVLDVGNGTLPNFHPDDIISDPEVVIPDKFLIRARENPLKAVVDVVYPDLAKNIKNADYLRERSILTPTNAIVGDINSYILDQVPGKEHSYFSQVFLVDSEVDNNDFGSAFPIEYLNSINMPCLTKHHLKIKEGCVIMLMRNLNQIMGLCNGTRMIVKRCLPNSIVCDILTGSQVGTTHIIPRIEMEPSDTQWPFEFKRVQFPVQLCYAMTINKSQGQSLHKVGLYLPRSVFTHGQLYVAISRVTSPSGLHILIDSDNGGYTNITANVIFEEVFYNLPSKDNQNR